One part of the Microbulbifer sp. THAF38 genome encodes these proteins:
- the sppA gene encoding signal peptide peptidase SppA has protein sequence MTDSPQKKGFARGFLAAIGGSITWLRRVFTNIIFLLILLFLGIAIFSKDERLVVPQGAALRVAPSGFLVDELTQPATLPIFLGGNRGPAEVRVKDLVDAIDNAATDKRISSLVLELDHMVGGSLSKLDEIGAALQRFKATDKPIYAVGDNFTQPQYFLASHADKVYLNPMGSVMLTGFGVYRNYYKSALDKLKVNFHVFRVGDYKDFIEPYTRDDMSPASRENNQRWLNELWGEYSEQVTGLRNLPAESIDLFINELPQKLQQHQGSWAEAALANKLVDQLASRIEAMKELKKDIGEDDSKERDYKFIDALAYLRSHKLAEAAKPIRESKKIGLITASGSIVDGEAPAGRIGSESLGKLIQRAREKEVDALVLRIDSGGGSAFASEAIRQELLATREAKIPVVISMGSVAASGGYWIATAGDRIWASPATLTGSIGVFGAFPTFEDSLEHIGIYTDGVGTSDLAGSMRLDRALPPAAASILQQGVDNTYARFLRIVSEARGSTPKEIHKIAQGQVWTGRAAKKLGLVDDLGNLSDAIADAAQLAEIEEYDVVEIQRELSPGEKFLRALSDNVDAKIAASLEANLPLGAWLNSVQPVLAPIGELQSYRDPRALYVRCLPCQAP, from the coding sequence TTGACTGATTCACCCCAGAAAAAAGGATTTGCCCGAGGCTTTTTAGCTGCGATTGGCGGCTCCATCACCTGGCTGAGGCGAGTATTCACCAACATCATCTTCCTGCTGATACTACTGTTTCTCGGTATTGCCATTTTCAGCAAGGACGAGCGCTTGGTGGTGCCCCAGGGCGCGGCGCTGCGCGTAGCCCCCAGCGGTTTTCTTGTGGATGAGCTGACCCAGCCCGCCACCCTGCCGATTTTCCTGGGTGGCAACCGCGGCCCAGCAGAGGTGCGCGTCAAGGATCTGGTTGACGCCATCGACAACGCCGCCACTGATAAACGCATATCTTCGCTAGTGCTGGAACTGGACCATATGGTAGGTGGCAGCCTCAGCAAACTGGATGAAATAGGCGCGGCACTGCAGCGCTTTAAAGCCACCGATAAACCCATCTACGCGGTGGGCGACAACTTCACCCAGCCCCAGTACTTCCTCGCCAGCCACGCCGACAAGGTATACCTGAATCCCATGGGCTCGGTAATGCTCACTGGCTTCGGCGTTTATCGCAACTATTACAAGAGTGCCCTGGATAAACTCAAGGTGAACTTCCACGTGTTCCGTGTGGGGGATTACAAGGACTTTATCGAGCCCTACACCCGCGACGATATGTCTCCCGCCTCGCGGGAAAACAACCAGCGCTGGTTGAATGAACTCTGGGGTGAATACAGCGAGCAAGTCACCGGGTTGCGCAATCTCCCCGCTGAGAGTATCGACCTGTTTATCAACGAACTGCCACAGAAGTTGCAACAGCATCAAGGCAGTTGGGCCGAAGCCGCCCTGGCCAACAAGCTGGTAGACCAGCTCGCCAGTCGTATCGAGGCGATGAAGGAGCTGAAAAAGGACATCGGTGAAGATGACAGCAAAGAGCGCGATTACAAATTTATCGACGCCCTCGCCTATCTGCGCAGTCACAAGCTCGCCGAAGCCGCCAAACCCATCCGGGAATCCAAGAAAATCGGCCTGATCACCGCCAGCGGTTCCATTGTCGATGGCGAAGCCCCCGCTGGGCGTATCGGCAGTGAGAGTCTCGGCAAATTAATTCAGCGTGCGCGCGAGAAAGAAGTGGATGCCCTGGTACTGCGCATCGATAGCGGTGGCGGCTCCGCCTTTGCCTCCGAAGCTATTCGCCAGGAGCTGCTGGCCACTCGCGAAGCAAAAATCCCGGTGGTGATTTCCATGGGCAGCGTCGCCGCTTCCGGTGGCTACTGGATAGCCACGGCTGGTGACCGCATCTGGGCCTCGCCGGCGACACTCACCGGTTCTATTGGGGTTTTTGGCGCCTTCCCGACCTTTGAGGATTCCCTCGAGCATATTGGTATCTACACCGATGGTGTAGGCACTTCTGATCTGGCCGGCAGTATGCGTCTCGATCGCGCCCTGCCGCCAGCTGCGGCCAGTATTCTGCAGCAGGGGGTGGACAATACTTATGCGCGCTTCCTGCGCATCGTTTCCGAAGCTCGCGGCAGTACCCCCAAAGAGATACACAAAATAGCCCAGGGGCAAGTGTGGACCGGCCGCGCCGCGAAGAAGTTGGGACTGGTGGATGATCTCGGCAACCTCAGCGATGCCATCGCCGACGCCGCGCAGCTTGCTGAAATCGAAGAATACGACGTAGTAGAGATCCAGCGTGAACTGAGCCCCGGCGAAAAATTCCTGCGCGCTTTGAGCGATAATGTAGACGCGAAAATTGCCGCGAGCCTTGAAGCCAACCTGCCACTCGGCGCCTGGTTAAACAGCGTACAGCCGGTGTTGGCACCAATCGGCGAGCTGCAGAGCTATCGCGACCCCCGCGCCCTCTACGTGCGCTGCCTGCCCTGCCAGGCACCTTAA
- a CDS encoding DUF3175 domain-containing protein encodes MKKANWSEEATRHSHALDLSEGLFSLEDPKAIARGLKAAAESSQRRKSDPYRSAMSMLTFYINRAGQRLPAKRRRLLEMAKEELRGLYGRPRRH; translated from the coding sequence GTGAAAAAGGCCAATTGGTCGGAAGAGGCCACGCGCCACAGCCATGCCCTGGATTTGAGTGAGGGCCTCTTTAGCCTGGAGGACCCGAAAGCGATCGCACGGGGATTGAAAGCGGCTGCGGAATCCAGCCAGCGGCGCAAGTCCGATCCCTATCGCTCCGCCATGTCTATGCTGACGTTCTATATCAACCGGGCGGGACAGCGGCTGCCGGCGAAAAGGCGGCGGTTACTGGAAATGGCCAAGGAGGAGCTGCGCGGTCTTTACGGGCGTCCGCGCCGGCATTGA